TCAGAAGGGAAAAAATCCGCGTGACTGCCCAAAGCGCCGGCCGGGAGATCCTCTATATTCCATTCTCGCGATACATCGTGCGCgctagagagcgagaggccgAGAGGCGGATCGCGAGAGGACAATTGCGCGTCGCGTTTTTGTATCACCCTGTGCGCGGACTACGACGATGATGGACGGACGACCGGGGTGTGGTTGAGGAGGAATGTGCCGCTCAACTCGCCTGGCTTTTGGCTGGTGACGATTTCGATCGGATTCCGGTAAACAATCCCGAGGGGGGCGCTCCAGATGTCGAGCATATGCTGTTTACACAACATACCACATTCCTTTCCCGATTCGCGGTTCCTGGGTTCCTGGCGCCTCTCCTTCTGTGTGCGCGCGTCGTCAGGGTGTGTCCACCTTCAAGCAAAGGCATTTATGTTTCACACGTTTTGGTCACTCTTTTGGTCCTTATTTCGGGTTCAATGTGGGGGATGGGACATGTGTTTGCCGGCGACGCGGCGGGTTTGAGACGATCGGTAACTAAACGTCGTTTACTTCCGGCCCACGGCGGGCACGTTGCTTGTGATGGTTGATAAGAGGTATtgagccagcagcagtgctgACCGCATTCTCGAGGTGTGTGGAAAGGGCTTGACCGGCAAATAAAGCTAAACAAATCGGAGTGAAACCATCGCCGCCAGAGGGACCACCTCGATCACCATAATGCATCAACTactgacggcggcggtggcggcgggggctCTATCATCATACTAAGACAAGGTGTCCCACGATCGCATACCACCACCTCTCGCACCGCGTGGAAAGAAGTCGTCGTGAGGTCAACTGGcggctggctgtggctgtggctggagTTGTGAGGCTTGCTTTCAATTGCCTAGAGTGATCCTCCGGGGGAAGTAGAAGGCGCTTTTCCCTTCGCACACTAACGGGGGTGTCTGATCGCGTGTAAGTTATGACGATGATcgcgacgacaacgacgacgttGCATGCGCGCGCCGCAtatcttttcttcttctctcaGCACTCCGAAACAACGGGATCAAGTGAGCGGAATGAATAATACCCGCGGCTCTCGAAGGTGTCTCTCCCACCTGGAACAAGAGCCTGGGAAGCGGGGGAAGAGAAGCAACGCAGGAGAGAGACTGGTTTGCAGAATGAAGTCAGCCTTCTGACTCGGATTGCTGTGTGTTTATCGTGGCTTAGTTTGCTTTCCTTTGAGCTCACCTGGGTCCTGGTCCGGGTACGGGTAGATAGACTTTGTCAATTAAAGGACAGATCGTCAAGATGATGACGTACGCGGTGTGGTGGTATACGGTGCGGTTCCGTGTAAacaacgtgttttttttcgagccTGCCGGTTTACCCTCTCCTGTGGTGTGTATAATTTatccagttccagttcgaTGCGGTtttggaataaataaaattccagATTTCTTTTCGCGCCTTCCTTTTGCCAATCTGCGGAGTGCTGCGCATGTAGGGGGGGATCTGTTGTGTGTCTGGGGATCGCTTAAAGTACGGAGTCGTTTCTCGATAGTCTTGTCCTCTAGCGGCGATACCATTCGTCGCTCGTGGTCCAGGGAAGGATAGACACACTTACACGAAGCGCAGTAGTGTTGTGGGCTGTGGCTCTTACTTATTCGTTCGATTTGTGctgtcaacaacaacacaccccGATAATGGATTGCAAAATGACAACCCCAATTCGCTCGGCCATTAACGGACGttattgcatttgttttgatctGGAATACTCCTTCTTCCAAGTGGGACCTTCTCGATCATTCACGCGATCATTTCATTTACGAGAACGGAACGCAAACTAACCACCGAACCTTTTCGTGTCTCTTCTCTCTTCACAGCAATGCTGCGACAGTTTGGTGAAAATCAATCGCTCCCCGTCATAGGCGATcaccaacaacgacaaccACGCCACAATCAGCCACGCCATTAGTTGGTCCGCGCGGACCAATACGGAACCACACTCCGCTGGAACTAACTACGCGATGCATCGCAAGAAGCGGAAGTGTAGATTGCATGTTTCTTCGTGAGCGCGCCCGTCTCATCCTTGTGCCTTATCTTGCGTGCGTGGTGTGCAGCAACAGGAAGTGGCATATGTATGCAcccgtgcgtgtgtgtgtctgtgtgatCAAGAACCACGTacaaagcaacaacaacaacacaacgaGTAAAAGCATCGTTTAAGAGTTtgacaccaaccaaccaccacaaaaacgcaaccaacagcaacaggtgTGGTGTTATGTGTGTATGAAATGGATCTGAGCAACTGCgaaggacgatgatgatgatgatgacgatgttaTTGAAAGATCTGGAGGAAACGATCGCGAAAGTACAACGAACCGGCTTTGAAGCATCGAGAGGAAGCAGCACTGTGGAGGACGAGCTGTGCTAGGAATCCGGACCCAGTCGGAAAAGCGAGAAATGGGGAAATAAtaagagagacagaaaagaagaagaagaagaagagtgAGACGATACGTCCTGTAAGGAAACCCGTAGTACAACGTAACCGTAACCGGCTTGTCGTAGACAAGCGAGACACTTAGCTTTTAGGGACGACACACGAGAGCTCGTCGACACAACGCAACGCCATACGCACACACCACTGGGCAAGAGCCCTCCGAGCAATTTTCCCAAGGAGTTACAGTTTTGTTTGGCCGAGCAGCACTAGCAGCAGCTTAGAAAGGACGAAGAACTTGTTGTCAAgtgcggtgcgcgcgcgcacggttTGATTACAACAAACACCAAAACCCCCGCCGTTGCATGATCGACCGATCGCAAGATCATTCGGCAGAGTGATTGGCAGGGAGAAAGCGGCCCGGGGTGGTAGGGACACCATCGGTGTATGTAGTGTCCGTCCGTCCTAGGACACCCGGCAGGAGAGGAGGGTGTGGCGAAGGCGTTCGTTTAGAGGATGGACGAAACGGGCCAACAGGTGCAGGgcgaacagcagcagaaggacaaccaacagcagcaaccgcagcaggGCTTTGCGACGTTCTGTGCGGGAGCGGAAAATACCGCGCCCCAGTCACCGGACGAGCTTGCGTACGAAAAGGATGACGAGCTGCACGTGTGGATGCCCCCGACGACCAAACCGCCGAccaccacttccggcggcACGCAAACAACGGCGTGGTACAAGGCCACCAACGTGCGCACCAAGCAAACTGGCTTCGTGCAGTGTAAGTCTAAAATCGAGCTTTtctccagcaacaacaactcttCTAAAAcgatcactctctctctctctctctctctcccgacAGTGCATCAGCTTGTGTTGGTCGATAGCGCCCCCTATGGATCGGCTACcggaccaccgacgacggtggtagGTGGCGGCAGCAGTGACTATCTGTCGATTTCGAGCAtcgtcgatggtggtggtgcacagTCCACGGTAGGAGGAGCGCCAGCTAGTGGGACCGGCGGTGCGCCCGGAACGAACGCTGGCGGCAATGGTGGCCCTGGAAGTGGTCCGGTACCCACTAGTGGCGGCGCTGGCTGCGTTTCGATCGGTTGCGCTTGCGttagccagcagcagcaacagatgGTTGATGCGTTGTCCGGGCTGCGGTTGAACACTAAACCGGCGGGGGCGAAGGACGCTACCGGTGGCGCTTCCACTGGCGCTGGTGGTACCGATCCAACGGTGGTAActggcagtggtggtggcgcaccGGAAGATCTCTACGTGAAGTGTGTCacaccggccacggtggctACCGTCACGACGCTGAACGATCCAGGTacgtgtgctgtgtgcgtatgtgtgtgtgctgcggGGGAGATAGAGAACGGGGGTGATTGGATCCTCGGTGGCGCGACTGGGGCGGGGGGAGGATTGGaaatgaacgaacgaatgacGATGGCGGCCGCAAACATGCATccctttggtttgttttgctgtttgaCTAGTTCTAGTGTCCGTCCCCGCGCTACTACTTGAACACACGGGGAcacggatcggaacggattgAAGCGTTTGATTTGTCTCTGCTTATTGTTTGTGggttgtgttgctgttggttctACTGCACTAGGCTGGGCGTGCGGTTTGCGTTTGAAATTACGTAAAAAGTTTACCCCACCGCGTCGAGTAAAGCAAATAATGTACACTTTCGTAATCGAAGAATCGTCTCGATCGACGATACACCCCCCACATGGGGCCTGGCCAAGAGCCGGTGACCCCCTTAGCCCCCTAGTCCGATAGCAAGCACCATATCATCACTGTTAACATCATATCACGATCATTATCACCATCcccccatcaccatcatcatcaccattttCCATCGACGACCGTACACAAGCACACGTAAACAgctacacacacatacactggcGCATaggcagagagaaagagagagagagaggatagAGAGGATAGAGAGGATAGAGACATATTGACTTATTGAAGAGAGGGACATGTGGTGTTTCAAAGAGTCGAAGAGACATTTCGGCGACACGCGAATGGCTTCTTTTTAAGCATGTTTGAAGAAATCTGATCTGATAACACGAATTTACTCTCCGGCGACGAAAGTGGCTTTTAAGCATCGATTCCGCAGAACGAAAGGAGAACCACATATAAACGCCACCCACCCCCGGAGTGCGCGACTTTCTGTTGCTAatgcttttgttttatcagttcCCGCCGCAGGAGCTTGTTCGAAAACGATGCTCCAAAATATGGTCaattgtaattgattttttcccctTCCAATTGCGCCATTGTTTAcacaatttttttacaatcctCGGCTTCATTGTCCCCCTTTTTTACGCACGctaaagagagaaagagaatcaGTGGGGTTGTGGTGGTGCCCGTTGCCCAAGTCGCAAATTAGGTGGAAGATTACGGACGCGAGATGATCGAGAGTGGCGCACTGCTTGTTGTAAGAGACTGATAAGGTTGATGATTGTATTGGAAAAggttttacacaaaaaatgtaGAACATTCATTAAGCACCACCAAACGTGTGTTGTGTCTCCGTGTCCACCCTTGTTGGACGCACGGCCTTGATGGCGTGGAATTCGCTGTCAAGGAATAATGTTACTGTTCTCTATGTTTTGAGAGAGCCTGATTTGAGTGTAGTAAACTTTTCTTGTTCCCTCCTTGCCACAATCCTTGTGGAGGAGTTAAGCTAGCCTGAGATTGTGTCCGTTTCTGTCTAAATTAAAACAAGTAATAGACACAGCCAGGGTGCCActgcacgccaccgccgccgccgacactCTTACCAGACTCCACCGCAATCTCGGTGCGCGCCGTTTTACTGcctgctgtgtgtgtttggcccGTCCGTGTgcttatttgtttgtttaaaaacacTCCTTCATTCGCGCTCCCTTTCGCgttctctatttctttctcgccctctctttctctctctctctctctctgcatcTCTGATCCCCTCGCGATCCTTGCGATCGCGCAAACGATAAAGAACAACCCAGACACGTCGCGGGTGTCCTCTTCTCGATACAAGTTGATTTatacttttctcttttttctctttctctctttctctttctctctttctctctttttctctaaCTTTCTCTAAACACTACACCAATCACTCTTGTTATAAAACCACCTGTTGCCGCGGTTTCCGTTATTTATCGCTGtccttttgtgttttcgttatgttttatttacgttgtttttcatgtttttaaCCGATTGACACTCAActcaacccaacccaacactTCTCATTATGCCTCATGCTCATGCATAGTTGGTAAAAAGGACGAACTTACTAGCAACAAAGCCTACAGCAAAGGTCATGCCCCCgagtttgtttactttgtaACTCCCATTATATGTTTGCTTTGTAAGTATACATAATATTGCACATCACCCAAAAAGAGGGCACAGGAAAAGATGAACGAATGAGAGTTGCGCTGGTAGGACGCCAAGGAACAGTTCCTTCGCAAGTTGGGTAGAGTTAAGAGCAGAAATTGGTCACTTAGAAAACCCCAGTTCTAACTTCTCCAACTCTGTGTGTTGTATATGTTTGATTGGCTGGGCGTGAGCTTGGTTGGTCACCGTGTCTCTGGTCGGGTTGGTTTTGTAATCGAACTGTTCCTTTCGCAACACGATTAGAGGAGGATCGTGTGTGGTCGTGaatgttgtgtgtgtttgtgatgaGAGTGAATGGAccgaacaaaaccaaacaaagcaacaaaaaacatagaaaagaACAATAGAACTAACGGACTCTActgtatgtttgtttattttcttttctttggctctttcttttcaatttgtcTATATCttatccattttttctctttctcttttttctgtgcctctcgtttttcttcctatatctctctctatctctctttttctatctcactctcactctgtcACTATCCCTGTGATCGTCAATGTGTTTCCAAAAACCATCCTTTCGATGTTTCATTCGGTTGGCATCACCCTTTCCTGCTCACCACAGGTCGAGATTATATCTGGGGACTTGGAAGGCAAGGAGGACAGTGTAGAAGTAAGTATCAGGCGAGGACAGTGTTTGATACTATTTTCTACTGTATTTATTGTATTATCCCCTCTCGTTTTGTGCGCCACAGAGTGTGCATCATGTTTCCACATCAAATGCCTGCCGCTAGCCTTCTACGAGCCGTGCCAAAGAAATTCGGACATGTACCCGAGTATACCGAATACTTTCAAGACGGAAAAGGTACGTCGTCATATGCGGGGTTCAGCCACTCGATGTCATCCCGGATGATGCCAACGGATCTTTTTTTCCATCTTTTCACTTGCAGTCAATTAACGAATGGACGACGGCAAACGTGTTGGAATGGCTGGCCGCTGTCAATATGTATGACCACGTGGAGGTATTCAAAACGAAAGCTATAAAAGGCTGTGATTTACCGAATTTGGATCGTGATAAGCTTGAAGTGAGTTGAGAGGAGTTGAGATTAACAGTGTTGGTTGGAAGCGTAGTTAGCTGACATGTTTCTTCTGCCTAACCTCTTTCAGCAAATGGGTATTAAGAATGAATTCCATCAGCAAACCATCCTGGCGACGATCAAACACTTGCTGACCAGTGCAGACCTGGCGGCGGGACTGCCCGCGGACAGCAGTGCGGCCGATTTGGTCGGTCCGTCACCCGCAGCCGCCATCTGCAGCCATGAGCTGGGACAGCtgggccaccatcaccaccaccagggccACAATTTGATCGACGGTTCGTTcacgaagcagcaaaaatgtGATATGTGCAAGCAGTACCTTCACGGTCTGGTCCACCAGGGTCTATGCTGCACCCAGTGCAATTTGATCGTACACCGTCAgtgctcggtggccggtggtttgAAGCCTTGCTGCGCCACGACCCAGCAGctggcggcaacggcggcaacgacgacggcggcggtggtggtgcagcagcagcagcagaatcgGTATGTCTTCGGTAAGGGGCTCTGTCTGCAGTTCGATCTATCGCTTCACCAGCCGGCCCCGCAGATTGTGATCGATCTGTGCATGACGCTCGAGAAGAAAGCCCAGCTGGACAAGGGACTCGATCTGTACGTCGTGTACCGCACAACGCCACCGCGCTACGACGAGGTAAACAAGCTGCGCGACGCACTCAACGAGAATCTGCTCAACATCGATCTGACCGGCTACTCGGCCGAGTGTGTCGCGACGGTGTTGAAGAAGTTTTTCCACGAACTGCCCGACCCGGTTATACCGGTCGTGCTGTACGAGTCATTCATCGAAGCGTCTAGTAAGTATGGCCCCACACCTCACCTTTCCAGAGTGCCTCTATTTTAAAGGTTTATGTTTAATTCGGCAAAATATCACTTTTTCTCTCGCTTCACAGAGCAAGGCGACATGCAAGCGGCTGAGCAAATGAAGAACCTCATTCAGCAAATGCCCCAACATCACAGCAAAACGCTACAGTACATCGTGCGCCATCTGATCCGAATCTGTCGGTTGCAGTTTCTGCGCGGCAACAAGCAGCAACCGACGATGTTGCTGCAAGTTTGGTGCCATATTTTGATGCGCCCGGCTTGGGAAAGGATTGTGTAAGTGTTGTTGTGGTCTCTTTATGGGGTGATGCGGGagctttgttttaattgtattttttcacttttctccaCCGACAGGCAATTTGTGACCAACATCAAGAACCATCTTCGGATTTTGGAAATTCTTATGTACAAACTTGACTGGAACGAACCGCTGCCAGAGTTTCTGTCGATTCCGGCCGTTCCCCCGAGAAAGACTTCGCGCTCCAGCTGTAGCAGcattggcagcagcagcagtggcagcagtggcagcagtggcagcagcagcagcagcagcagtagcagcagttcCAGTAGCACCGCCAACGTCACCGCCGGGAGTGGCATGGGATTGTTGAAAAAAACGCTAATCACAACATCAGTGGGCTTGTCGGAAgtcggtagcagcagcagcagcagcagcagcgcagggTCATTATCCCAGTTGTTCAGCTCCACTGTGGCAGTGTCCGTTTCCACTGAAAGTGCTTACGGAGGATCGTCTGCGAAGTCGTCTCCGACAACGGTGGGCATGTGTGCAGGGCTGCTAGTGACTGATCCGAATACACCCCAGGAGCTACGCGATGCGGAGTGGTACTGGGGCAAGATATCGCGCGACGGGGCCAAGGAAAAGATGATGGACGCCCCGGATGGTTCTTTTTTGGTGCGCGATGCGATCAACGACGCAGGAGAGTACACGCTCGTGCTGAAGAAGGACGgtgccgatcggccgatcaaGATTTTCCACAAGGCGGGACGGTACGGATTCACGCAGGAGTGCACCCACGAAAGCCTGGTGGCACTGGTGCACGAGTTCCGCACGACCACCTTGAAGGAGTACAACACGATCCTGGACATCAGCTTGTTGTACCCGGTGTCGCGCTTCGATGACGATCTGTACCCTGCAGAGGAGGACGTGCACAAGCTAGCGAAGGCCCTGTACGAGACGGTGCAAAACTGGAAGGACTTGGTGAACGACCGGGATTTGATTGTCGAGGCGTACAATCAGGCGCAGCTAAATCTCGATCTTCGCCGGCAGGCACAGGAAGCGTTCGTGCACGCGGAGAAGCTGTTCAACGATCAGCTGCTACTGCAGGCCCAGTACGAGAAGGAGGCGCAACCGCACGAGAAGCGAGGACTGAGCATGAACAATCAGCTGATACAGAACCGGCTGGCCGAGCTGAAGGAGTGCAAGAAAAGCCTGGAGATGTCGATGGAGCTCGAAAAAGAGCAGATACGGGAGGTGCAGCGTGACCTGATGAAAATGAAGCCCGAAATTACGAACCTGAACAAGCGTAAAGACCAGTACTTGGAGGTGCTGAAGCGGCAGGGCATTACCGATGGGCAGATTAAGCAGATACTCTCCGATGGTTATCTGTCAACTGGCGAAGAGATGCCCCATCTGGACGAGACGACCTGGCTGCTGGAGGGCTGCAGCCGGCAGGAGGCCGAAGAAAAGTTGTCCCAAAAGCCAACTGGCACGTTCCTGATACGACCCCGCAGTGCCGGCCACTACGCGCTATCGATCGCCTGCAACGGCGTGACGAATCACTGCATCATCTACGAAACGGAGCGCGGGTACGGGTTCGCCGAGCCGTACTTTATCTACGAATCACTAAAGGCGCTCGTGGTCCACTATGCGACCAACTCGCTCGAGGAGCACAACGATTATCTGCAGACGACGCTCAAGTATCCGGTCTTTGCCCCGATTCCcagtggcaccggaaccggcagcaGTGGCGCTGGAGGAGCAACAGGCAGCGggggcagcggcggcggtggcagtggaggGGGAAGCGGTGGAAATGGTTCCCAACCcggaccatcatcatcgcgacagcaaccgcagcagccacAAAGTTCGGGTATGATGAACAACTTCGCCTCTTAAAAGGTACGCGCGCGCGGGGAATGATGGGTTAGGACGGGACCAACGAGCATACCTCTCTCCTAGGTGTCAGCGCGCTGACCTTCAATGCCAGTTTCCGGATTTTGATGTCCTCTCCCTCGTTGCCGCAATTTTCTAAGTTTTCCACCGTCAGCCGTCGCTTGAACTGAGTTTTTGGTTGCACGGAAATGGATCGTATTTTAAAGAATTTTATCAACATGTTGTGCCCCCAAAATAAAGAGGTAGTGTGATCAACGGTGGCCAGGGAGTCAGGGGTCAATGAGAAAGACGAAGAGAAAGCGGAAGAATGTGT
The nucleotide sequence above comes from Anopheles bellator chromosome 1, idAnoBellAS_SP24_06.2, whole genome shotgun sequence. Encoded proteins:
- the LOC131215634 gene encoding uncharacterized protein LOC131215634, coding for MDETGQQVQGEQQQKDNQQQQPQQGFATFCAGAENTAPQSPDELAYEKDDELHVWMPPTTKPPTTTSGGTQTTAWYKATNVRTKQTGFVQLHQLVLVDSAPYGSATGPPTTVVGGGSSDYLSISSIVDGGGAQSTVGGAPASGTGGAPGTNAGGNGGPGSGPVPTSGGAGCVSIGCACVSQQQQQMVDALSGLRLNTKPAGAKDATGGASTGAGGTDPTVVTGSGGGAPEDLYVKCVTPATGSCIVGKKDELTSNKAYSKGHAPEFVYFVTPIICLLCRDYIWGLGRQGGQCRKCASCFHIKCLPLAFYEPCQRNSDMYPSIPNTFKTEKSINEWTTANVLEWLAAVNMYDHVEVFKTKAIKGCDLPNLDRDKLEQMGIKNEFHQQTILATIKHLLTSADLAAGLPADSSAADLVGPSPAAAICSHELGQLGHHHHHQGHNLIDGSFTKQQKCDMCKQYLHGLVHQGLCCTQCNLIVHRQCSVAGGLKPCCATTQQLAATAATTTAAVVVQQQQQNRYVFGKGLCLQFDLSLHQPAPQIVIDLCMTLEKKAQLDKGLDLYVVYRTTPPRYDEVNKLRDALNENLLNIDLTGYSAECVATVLKKFFHELPDPVIPVVLYESFIEASKQGDMQAAEQMKNLIQQMPQHHSKTLQYIVRHLIRICRLQFLRGNKQQPTMLLQVWCHILMRPAWERIVQFVTNIKNHLRILEILMYKLDWNEPLPEFLSIPAVPPRKTSRSSCSSIGSSSMGLSEVGSSSSSSSSAGSLSQLFSSTVAVSVSTESAYGGSSAKSSPTTVGMCAGLLVTDPNTPQELRDAEWYWGKISRDGAKEKMMDAPDGSFLVRDAINDAGEYTLVLKKDGADRPIKIFHKAGRYGFTQECTHESLVALVHEFRTTTLKEYNTILDISLLYPVSRFDDDLYPAEEDVHKLAKALYETVQNWKDLVNDRDLIVEAYNQAQLNLDLRRQAQEAFVHAEKLFNDQLLLQAQYEKEAQPHEKRGLSMNNQLIQNRLAELKECKKSLEMSMELEKEQIREVQRDLMKMKPEITNLNKRKDQYLEVLKRQGITDGQIKQILSDGYLSTGEEMPHLDETTWLLEGCSRQEAEEKLSQKPTGTFLIRPRSAGHYALSIACNGVTNHCIIYETERGYGFAEPYFIYESLKALVVHYATNSLEEHNDYLQTTLKYPVFAPIPSGTGTGSSGAGGATGSGGSGGGGSGGGSGGNGSQPGPSSSRQQPQQPQSSGMMNNFAS